The nucleotide sequence GCCGAACTCGGAGGCGAAGCGCGGATTGACGGTGCGGTAGGCGTCAAAGCTCTTGGCCGAGTGCCAGACGTCCCAATAGTGAAAGTCACCGCGGGTGTCGGAGTGCCAGCCGTCCGAGAAATCCATGTAGCCGAGCGAGGGCGAGGACGGCCAGAAGCGGCGGATCGGATCTTCGTCCTCGACGATGCGTTGGAGCAGGGAATTGAGCCGGTCGTAATTGGCGACGTAGCGCTCTTTCTGCGACTTGGTTTCCGGATACCAGTTGAGCGAGCCGATGACTTCGTTGTCGCCACACCAGAGCGCCAGGCAGGCGTGGTGGCTGAGGCGGCGAACCTGCTGGGTGATCTCGGTCTCGACGCTCTCAAGGAACTCTCGATTGGACGGATAGCTCATGCAGGAGAACATGAAGTCGTGCCAGATGAGGATACCGAGCTCGTCGCAGAGATCGTAGAAATAGTCCGGCTCGTACTGGCCGCCGCCCCAGATGCGCAACATGTTCATGTTGGCCGCCTTGGCGCTGCCGAGCAGGTCACGAATGATGTCAGGAGTGATGCGGCTCGGGATGGCGTCGGCCGGGATCCAGTTAGCGCCCATCATGGTGATGTCGCGGCCGTTGATGCGGCATTTGAAGGAATGGTCGATCTCGTCCTTTTCGACGATCCATTCGAGCTTTCTGAGCCCGATCCTGCGGGTGGTGATCTCACCGTCGAGGTCGGTCACCAGCTCATAGAGCGGCTGGGCGCCCTGCCCTGCCGGCCACCAGAGATCGGGGTCGCGGATGGTGATGGTGTGGGTCAGGACGTTCTCGCCCTTGTCGACGGGGATCATCTCGGCAATCAGCTGACCGTCGATGGTGTGCTCGAGCTTCACCTCGCCGGCGGCGAAGGCGTGGAGGCGGATCTTGATGACGAGGTCAACCGAGCCTTCGGAATGGCGCTGATCGACCTGGACGCTCTCCTGCCGGGCGAGGCGGGATTTGCGCAGGCTCATTGTGCCATAGACGCCGATAGGCATGAGGCAGATGCCCCAGTCCCAACCCGCATGGCAGGCTGCCTTGCGGATGAAGTTCATGTGGATGCCCTTCAGCCCATTGGTCTGGTAGTTGTAGGTGAAGGGAATGGGGAACGGGTGCGCGTCGGCACGGGCCTTGGCCACATCGGGAGCGATGTCGAACTCGAGGCGCAGGGTGTTTTCGCCGGCACGGACCTTGCCGGTGACGTCGATGTCGTGGCGGACAAAGCTGTTGTCGGTTTTGGCGATGACTTCGCCGTTGAGCAGGATGGTGGCGATGCAATCAACCTCGGAGAGGGTGAGCGTCAGATAGCCGTCGATGTCTGTGGCATCGGCGCTAAAACTGCGCTCCATGGTCCAAGCCGTCTCATTGACCCACATCACCGGCTTTTCGTTCTCGCCGAAATAGGGATCGGGGATGAGATCGGCGGCCAGCAGGGCGCCATGCACGTCGCCCGGAAGGGTAATGGCCGTGGAGATGCCGCGCGAATTTGCGGTCAGCGTAAAGTGCCCGCTCAGGTCGAGAGCGGAATTGTGGGCGTCGATAGCCATTATTTCCTCCGGAACCGGCCTTTGCCGGAGCGCTGCCTCACCCGCAACGCAATCGATTTAACCGCTCTTTTAGCGGCAGATTTCCGCCATTCCAATGGCCCTCGACAGGCAAATCCAACAGAGACGAGAGTGTAACCAGATTATTTCGCGATCGCTGCAAAGCCGATCCACCTGTTTACCGGTGTTTTAGCACTTGGGAGGCTAGTTTCCTGTGCAACCAGTAGAACGAGGCGACTATCCTAAATCTGCGTGAGAAATTTCCCGGGAGGCAAGAAGGTCCGGACTTGTCCGTGGACCAATGGCGTGCGCTCAGCCGCCAGATGCCGCTCATGTATCTCATGCTGGTCTGCAATACGCTGACGGTTGCCTGGATGCACCTGGGGGATGCTCCCCCGCTCTACACCATCTATGTGCCTGGCGGACTGGTGTTGCTCTGCTGCATGCGCCTTGCTGCATGGTGGTCCAACCGCGACAATCAGGTGTGTGCCGGGACTGCACGCAAGCGCGTGCGGGTGATGATCGGCCTCAGTGTCGCGCTGTCGGTTTGTTTCGTTGCCTGGGGGCTGAGCCTGTTCCAGTACGGGAGCAGTGAGCAGCGGTTTCACCTGCTCGGCTTCATGGCTCTGACCACCGTTGGCTGTGCGCTTTGCCTGATGCATGTGCGCATCGCCGCGCTGCTGGTGGCAGTGATCGTGGCCGCCCCTTATGTGACCTTTCTCGCCGGGCTTGGCGGCGCGAGCTATATTGCTCTCGCCATCAACCTGGTTGCCGTGCTGGCCACGCTGGCCTTCGTCATCGTGTGGAACCACCGCGATTTTTCCGCCCTCGTCGCCTCGCGCAACGCCATGGCGCAGCGACAGGCCGAAACGCAGCGTCTGCTCGAAGAGAACCACCGCCTCGCCAACCTCGATGCGCTGACCGGCCTGCCCAATCGCCGCCACTTCGACAGGCATTTCCAGGCAGCACTCGAGGCCGCTGACAGCAGCAATACCCCGATTGGCGTCGCCAGAGTCGACATCGACAATTTCAAAACGGTCAACCAGCTGTTCGGACAGATCACCGGAGATCAGGTGCTCGGCGAGATTGCCCAGCGTCTTGGGGCGCTGATCTCACACGGCAGCTTTCTGGCCCGGCTCGATGCCGACAAGTTTGCCATTGTATTCGCCGGCCCCATCAGCCGGGATGATCTCAATGCCCTCGGCCAGTCCATCACCAGCTGCATCGCACAGACGTTCTACATGAGCCTCGGCGACGTGCGCATCACCGCTTCGGCGGGACTTGCCGTTTCCGAGCCAGGCGATACCCCCGACCGCCTTTTCGACCGCGCTGACTATGCGACCTGGGTGGCCAAGCGGGACGCGCGCGGAGAGAGCGTGGTGTTTTCGCGCCACCACGCGCGCGAACTCATTCAGGTCCGCCGCATGGAGGAGCAGCTCTATACCGCTGACCTCGACACCGAGATCCACATTCTGCTGCAGCCGCAGTATGACATGGCGCTCGGCCAAACGGTGGGCGTCGAGGTGCTGGCGCGCTGGAAAAGCCCGGTATTGGGCGACGTCAGTCCGGCAGACTTCATCCCGATGGCCGAGCGCATCGGCAAGATCTCGCACATCACGCAGATCGTGCTGCGCAAGGCGCTGGCGATTTCGGAAGTGGTGCCCGCGCCGCTGCGGCTTTCCGTCAACCTGTCAGCCAATGACATCGGCTCGGCCACCGCGATCGACAAGATCGTGGCGCAGGTGAGCGCACACCCCAGGCCGCCGCGGATCGACTTCGAGCTCACCGAGACTGCCGTGATGCGGGATCTGGCGCAGGCCAACCAGTCACTGCTCGCCCTGCTGCGCCTTGGCGCACGCATTGCGCTCGACGACTTCGGCACCGGCCATTCCAGCCTGACACATGTGCAGCAATTGCCCCTGCATCAGATCAAGATCGATCGCAGCTTTGTCAGCAATATCACCACGGATGTGACCAGCCGCGCCATCGTCCAGACGATGATCGACCTGTGCCGCAATCTGGGCATGGAGTGCATTTTCGAGGGCGTCGAAACTGAGGCGCAGCTCGAGACGCTGGTCAACATGGGGGCCCGGGTGATCCAGGGCTATCTGTTCGGCCGACCGATGACCACAGAGGCGTTGCTCGACTATCTGGCCCATGAGCAGCGGCGAAATGAACGCGATCACCGGAGCGTGACGCTCGAAGCTGTGGGATGAGCAAGGGCGAAGGCCGATGGCCCCGCCCTCGTGTCTTGATGCCAGTGCGCGGGCGCCGGCCATTCGAGCATAGCTCTCAAGGCCTTGTCGGCTTCAAACGCGCCACCGGCGCGTTTGACCTTCAGGACGCCCCGCCATTCGAGCGTAGCTCTCATGGCCTTGTCGGCTCCAGTCGCGCCACTGGCGCGCCTGGCCTTTCAGGACGCCTCCAAGTCAAGGAAACCGCCGGACTGGCGCTCCCAGAGCATTGCGTAATGCCCGCCGGTCGAGAGCAGTTGGGCGTGGGTGCCCTCCTCGACGATGCGGCCCTTTTCCAGCACAACCAGACGATCCATGGCGGCAATGGTGGAGAGGCGATGGGCGATGGCGATCACCGTCTTGCCCTGCATCAACGTGGTCAGCTGCTCCTGGATGGCCGCTTCGACCTCGCTGTCGAGGGCCGAGGTGGCTTCGTCGAGCACAAGGATCGGCGCGTTCTTGAGCAGCACCCGGGCGATGGCAACGCGCTGGCGCTGGCCGCCTGAGAGCTTTACGCCACGCTCGCCGACATGGGCATCATAGCCCCGCCGCCCCTGCGGGTCGGAGAGGGTGGTGATGACATCGTGGATCCTGGCCTGTTCGGCCGCTGAGATCATCGCCTCGTCGCTGGCGAAGTGATTACCATATTTGAGGTTTTCGCGGACGGACCGATGGAGCAGCGAGGTATCCTGGCTAACGAGGCCGATGGCGCCACGCAGGCTTTCCTGGGTGACATTGCGGATGTCATGCCCATCTATGCGGATGGTGCCCTCCTGCACGTCGAACATGCGCAGGGCGAGGTTGACCAGCGTCGACTTGCCCGAGCCGGAGCGGCCGACGAGGCCGATCTTTTCGCCGGGGCGGATGGCAAGGCTGAAGTCATCGATGACGCTGCCCTCCTTGCCGCGCCAGTAGTTGAAGCTGACCTTGTCGTAGACGATCCCGCCATCGCGGACGGCCAGGGGCTGAGCCTCGGGCGCGTCGAGCATGGTGAGGGGCTGGGCGATGGTGTCCATCGAGTCCCGCGTCGTGCCGATCTGCCGGAAGATGTTCGAGCCGATCTCGAGGATCCAGCCGCTCATGTTCATGATCTGGAGGGCGAACGGCACAGCCGTCGCCACCGCGGCAGCAGACAGAACGCCATTGTTCCAGCCGCTCAGCGCCAGCCAGGTGACCGAGACCACGAGGCCCGCATTGAGCAGGAACAGCACCGACCACATGTAGGTGAACACCCGCATCAGCTTGCGGAAGCTGATGGCGTGATCCATGACGCTGTCGGCGACATAGCGGTCTTCGTGCCCGCCGGTGGCGAAGGTCTTGATGGTGTGGATATTGGTGTAGCTGTCCACGATCCGGCCGGTCATCACCGATTTTGCCTCCGAAAGCTCCTCGGAGTAGCGGGCGATCAGCGGCATGGTCATGACGAAAAGGATGGCGTAGAGCAGCAGCCAGACGCCGATCGGCACCAAGAGGACGAGATCGAGCTGGGCCAGCACGACGATCGCCACGATGACGAAGATCAGCGCGTACCAGGCGGCGTCGATGGTGAGATTGACCCCGATTTCCACCGCCTCGCCGGCCTGGATGACCTTGTTGGCGATGCGGCCGGCAAAGTCGTTCTGGAAGAAGGTCCAGCTCTGGCGGATGACGTGCCAATGGCTCTGCCAGCGGATGATATCGACGAGGTTCGGCACGATGGCATGGTTGCGGATCAGCGTGTCGAGGAGGAAGGTCAGCGGACGGACCACGGCGACGACGAAGATCATCCAGAGCAGGGTCTGGCCGTGGACATCGAAGATTTCGCCGGGATTGGTGGTGGCCAGCATGCCGACGATGAGGCCGACGAAAACGGGCATCAGCGCATCGGCGACGGAGCCGATGGCAACCAGGCCTATGCGGAG is from Devosia sp. SD17-2 and encodes:
- a CDS encoding EAL domain-containing protein, which gives rise to MDQWRALSRQMPLMYLMLVCNTLTVAWMHLGDAPPLYTIYVPGGLVLLCCMRLAAWWSNRDNQVCAGTARKRVRVMIGLSVALSVCFVAWGLSLFQYGSSEQRFHLLGFMALTTVGCALCLMHVRIAALLVAVIVAAPYVTFLAGLGGASYIALAINLVAVLATLAFVIVWNHRDFSALVASRNAMAQRQAETQRLLEENHRLANLDALTGLPNRRHFDRHFQAALEAADSSNTPIGVARVDIDNFKTVNQLFGQITGDQVLGEIAQRLGALISHGSFLARLDADKFAIVFAGPISRDDLNALGQSITSCIAQTFYMSLGDVRITASAGLAVSEPGDTPDRLFDRADYATWVAKRDARGESVVFSRHHARELIQVRRMEEQLYTADLDTEIHILLQPQYDMALGQTVGVEVLARWKSPVLGDVSPADFIPMAERIGKISHITQIVLRKALAISEVVPAPLRLSVNLSANDIGSATAIDKIVAQVSAHPRPPRIDFELTETAVMRDLAQANQSLLALLRLGARIALDDFGTGHSSLTHVQQLPLHQIKIDRSFVSNITTDVTSRAIVQTMIDLCRNLGMECIFEGVETEAQLETLVNMGARVIQGYLFGRPMTTEALLDYLAHEQRRNERDHRSVTLEAVG
- a CDS encoding ABC transporter ATP-binding protein encodes the protein MFNRVVDYFDNLYSPVALAKNRQPPMGLNAFVGYFVRQFKTAFALRIGLVAIGSVADALMPVFVGLIVGMLATTNPGEIFDVHGQTLLWMIFVVAVVRPLTFLLDTLIRNHAIVPNLVDIIRWQSHWHVIRQSWTFFQNDFAGRIANKVIQAGEAVEIGVNLTIDAAWYALIFVIVAIVVLAQLDLVLLVPIGVWLLLYAILFVMTMPLIARYSEELSEAKSVMTGRIVDSYTNIHTIKTFATGGHEDRYVADSVMDHAISFRKLMRVFTYMWSVLFLLNAGLVVSVTWLALSGWNNGVLSAAAVATAVPFALQIMNMSGWILEIGSNIFRQIGTTRDSMDTIAQPLTMLDAPEAQPLAVRDGGIVYDKVSFNYWRGKEGSVIDDFSLAIRPGEKIGLVGRSGSGKSTLVNLALRMFDVQEGTIRIDGHDIRNVTQESLRGAIGLVSQDTSLLHRSVRENLKYGNHFASDEAMISAAEQARIHDVITTLSDPQGRRGYDAHVGERGVKLSGGQRQRVAIARVLLKNAPILVLDEATSALDSEVEAAIQEQLTTLMQGKTVIAIAHRLSTIAAMDRLVVLEKGRIVEEGTHAQLLSTGGHYAMLWERQSGGFLDLEAS
- a CDS encoding glycoside hydrolase family 2 protein, with product MAIDAHNSALDLSGHFTLTANSRGISTAITLPGDVHGALLAADLIPDPYFGENEKPVMWVNETAWTMERSFSADATDIDGYLTLTLSEVDCIATILLNGEVIAKTDNSFVRHDIDVTGKVRAGENTLRLEFDIAPDVAKARADAHPFPIPFTYNYQTNGLKGIHMNFIRKAACHAGWDWGICLMPIGVYGTMSLRKSRLARQESVQVDQRHSEGSVDLVIKIRLHAFAAGEVKLEHTIDGQLIAEMIPVDKGENVLTHTITIRDPDLWWPAGQGAQPLYELVTDLDGEITTRRIGLRKLEWIVEKDEIDHSFKCRINGRDITMMGANWIPADAIPSRITPDIIRDLLGSAKAANMNMLRIWGGGQYEPDYFYDLCDELGILIWHDFMFSCMSYPSNREFLESVETEITQQVRRLSHHACLALWCGDNEVIGSLNWYPETKSQKERYVANYDRLNSLLQRIVEDEDPIRRFWPSSPSLGYMDFSDGWHSDTRGDFHYWDVWHSAKSFDAYRTVNPRFASEFGFQSFTSMNVIETFADEKDRNPSSPVMENHQRNNGGNARIIETMTRYFRFPRDFDQMVFLSQIQQGLAIKTAIEYWRSTKPRCMGTLYWQINDIWPVASWSSLDYGGQWKLMHYMARRFYSLVNVVAVPDAENTAVTLKAVNDSSLLTNSTIVLQAVALSGSTRELWSGTLEIPQDTAIVATEIALPDLAEDEFLLFSWTDADGKPLGQNDYFPKPYKAYELPRPSISAIWAEVDGVAAVTLATDATALFTTISVDAPGIFSDNSITLIPGHPVTLTFTPRHGKTVEIAALAASTRVRNLAETF